From Deltaproteobacteria bacterium, one genomic window encodes:
- a CDS encoding sulfatase-like hydrolase/transferase: MRRTLGLATLVLGVGLAWALWPVADPRWAIAVDASAARAAERFLSDARPAAPGEQPNVVVIVADDLGKYDTSLYGAGPVATPNLARLADGGVRFTAGYVTSPVCSPSRAALLTGRYAQRFGFELLTHDRYPRNRLEWWVARTFFSTHGWHALARPTAPSRADMERQGIPAGEITLAQLLRARGYRTGIFGKWHLGFGPGMLPAAKGFETHYGFYDAFSLYGDPDDPDLAAVRQPYFADRYQWWRGRSGGSAIRRNGTIVDEHEYLTAAIAREASAWIVEQRNAPFFAYVPFNAPHHTALFWRAGGHQAVRAGGYKLIRDDRTGARALYDLAEDPRERTDLAARDPERAAALARVLTGWESTLAPPRWPPAMEYRFTIGGQHFVFPL, encoded by the coding sequence GTGCGGCGGACGCTCGGGCTCGCGACGCTCGTCCTCGGCGTCGGCCTCGCCTGGGCGCTCTGGCCGGTCGCCGATCCCCGCTGGGCGATCGCCGTCGACGCGAGCGCGGCGCGCGCCGCCGAGCGCTTCCTGAGCGACGCGCGCCCCGCGGCGCCCGGCGAGCAGCCGAACGTGGTCGTGATCGTCGCCGACGACCTCGGGAAGTACGACACCTCGCTCTACGGCGCGGGTCCCGTCGCGACCCCCAACCTCGCGCGCCTCGCCGACGGCGGCGTCCGCTTCACCGCCGGCTACGTGACCTCGCCGGTGTGCTCGCCGTCGCGGGCCGCGCTCCTGACCGGCCGCTACGCGCAGCGCTTCGGCTTCGAGCTGCTCACCCACGACCGCTACCCGCGCAACCGGCTCGAGTGGTGGGTGGCGCGCACCTTCTTCTCGACCCACGGCTGGCACGCGCTCGCGCGACCCACCGCCCCGTCGCGCGCGGACATGGAGCGCCAGGGCATCCCCGCCGGTGAGATCACCCTCGCCCAGCTGCTGCGGGCCCGCGGCTATCGCACGGGGATCTTCGGGAAATGGCATCTCGGCTTCGGCCCCGGCATGCTTCCCGCCGCCAAGGGCTTCGAGACGCACTACGGCTTCTACGACGCCTTCAGCCTCTACGGCGACCCCGACGACCCGGATCTCGCCGCCGTCCGTCAACCCTACTTCGCCGACCGCTACCAGTGGTGGCGCGGGCGAAGCGGCGGAAGCGCCATCCGCCGGAACGGCACGATCGTCGACGAGCACGAGTACCTGACGGCGGCCATCGCGCGCGAGGCGTCCGCGTGGATCGTCGAGCAGCGGAACGCGCCGTTCTTCGCCTACGTGCCCTTCAACGCGCCGCACCACACGGCGCTCTTCTGGCGCGCCGGGGGCCACCAGGCCGTGCGCGCCGGCGGCTACAAGCTCATCCGCGACGACCGCACCGGCGCTCGCGCGCTCTACGACCTCGCCGAGGACCCCCGCGAGCGCACCGACCTCGCGGCTCGCGATCCCGAGCGGGCGGCGGCGCTCGCTCGTGTGCTCACCGGCTGGGAATCGACGCTGGCGCCGCCCCGCTGGCCTCCCGCCATGGAATACCGGTTCACCATCGGCGGGCAGCACTTCGTCTTCCCCCTGTAG
- a CDS encoding MFS transporter produces MRAAASTSSRGGRVRDTAPRAMTSRVLFFVFVTVLFDMVGFGIVIPLLPFYVRSMGGSAEVLGLLLGTFAFMQTVATPLLGRLSDRFGRRPVILASLFGNGVAMVVFAVAAERGWLPLLFLSRILAGATAGNLAACQAAVADVTSGPERAAGMGRIGAGIGLGLVIGPVLGGAISRLHPNAPPLAAALLAFADLVGAYFLMPETRQATPAAAEGGPPHRSLRHVLTEVPILAVMAIYFLTFICMTNVQVSLALLADARLGWTATEAGHLFGLYGVMALLVQGGGIGKLSRRFPAVNVLVGGTIAIGLGMAAIGAAHAPLLLIVGVALAGLGAGLTNPMLASLASQHAGAAQQGAILGLAQSAGSAARTVGPVWSGLLFTRLGTGAPFASGFVAAGLSLAVAMLLRRRTLAALAEDVAVAPS; encoded by the coding sequence ATGCGCGCGGCAGCCTCGACGTCGTCGCGCGGGGGCCGCGTCCGTGATACGGCCCCTCGCGCGATGACGTCCCGCGTCCTCTTTTTCGTCTTCGTCACCGTGCTCTTCGACATGGTGGGCTTCGGGATCGTCATCCCCCTCCTGCCCTTCTACGTGCGGTCGATGGGCGGCTCGGCCGAGGTCCTCGGCCTCCTGCTCGGCACGTTCGCGTTCATGCAGACGGTCGCCACGCCGCTCCTCGGCCGCCTCTCCGACCGCTTCGGCCGCCGCCCGGTCATCCTCGCGAGCCTGTTCGGCAACGGCGTCGCGATGGTGGTCTTCGCGGTCGCCGCCGAGCGGGGGTGGCTGCCCCTGCTCTTCCTCTCACGCATCCTCGCCGGCGCGACCGCCGGCAACCTCGCCGCCTGCCAGGCGGCGGTCGCCGACGTCACGTCGGGCCCCGAGCGCGCCGCCGGCATGGGCCGCATCGGCGCCGGCATCGGCCTCGGGCTCGTGATCGGCCCCGTGCTCGGCGGCGCCATCAGCCGTCTGCACCCGAACGCGCCGCCGCTCGCGGCCGCGCTCCTCGCGTTCGCCGACCTGGTGGGCGCGTACTTCCTGATGCCCGAGACGCGGCAGGCCACCCCCGCCGCCGCGGAAGGGGGTCCGCCGCACCGCTCCCTCCGCCACGTCCTCACGGAGGTGCCGATCCTCGCCGTCATGGCGATCTACTTCCTGACGTTCATCTGCATGACGAACGTGCAGGTGTCGCTGGCGCTCCTCGCCGACGCCCGCCTCGGCTGGACCGCGACCGAAGCGGGGCACCTCTTCGGCCTCTACGGCGTGATGGCGCTCCTCGTACAGGGGGGCGGCATCGGCAAGCTCTCGCGGCGCTTCCCGGCCGTGAACGTGCTGGTCGGCGGCACCATCGCGATCGGCCTCGGCATGGCCGCGATCGGCGCCGCGCATGCTCCGCTGCTGCTCATCGTCGGCGTCGCGCTCGCGGGCCTCGGCGCCGGCCTCACGAACCCGATGCTCGCGAGCCTCGCATCGCAGCACGCGGGCGCCGCGCAACAGGGCGCGATCCTCGGCCTCGCGCAATCGGCGGGCAGCGCCGCGCGCACCGTCGGACCGGTGTGGAGCGGCCTCCTCTTCACGCGGCTCGGCACCGGGGCGCCGTTCGCGTCGGGGTTCGTCGCCGCCGGATTGTCGCTCGCCGTCGCCATGCTGCTGCGCCGTCGGACGCTCGCCGCCCTCGCGGAAGACGTCGCGGTGGCGCCGTCGTGA
- a CDS encoding NAD(P)-dependent glycerol-3-phosphate dehydrogenase produces the protein MAKFAVVGSGAWGTALAAHAARLGHAVTLWALEPDVAEEIRTRHSNSIYLPGLPLPERLDATADVDAAVAGAEVVILVPPSSHLRSVVTKVAPTLGRETILVVATKGIEEGSLKLMSEVVIETAPEVEERLVFLSGPSFAKEVARGLPTNVVVASEDISAARAVQDLIHAPTFRSYASADPTGVQVGGAIKNVLAVATGACDGLGFGDNARAAVITRGLAEMTRLGVALGANPLTFLGLSGVGDLVLTCAGDLSRNRTLGKQLALGVDPKAYLASQRSVAEGYSTSAAATALARKLGVEMPITENVHEVLHRGRPLKDAVKILLERGYKDELHGIG, from the coding sequence ATGGCGAAATTCGCGGTCGTCGGCTCGGGGGCGTGGGGAACGGCGCTCGCCGCTCACGCGGCGCGGCTCGGACACGCGGTGACACTGTGGGCGCTCGAGCCCGACGTCGCCGAGGAGATCCGCACGCGGCACAGCAACTCGATCTACCTGCCGGGGCTGCCGCTTCCGGAGCGCCTCGACGCGACCGCGGACGTCGATGCCGCCGTCGCCGGCGCCGAGGTCGTGATCCTGGTGCCGCCGTCGTCGCACCTGCGCTCGGTCGTCACGAAGGTGGCGCCGACGCTCGGCCGCGAGACGATCCTCGTCGTCGCGACCAAGGGCATCGAGGAAGGCAGCCTGAAGCTCATGTCGGAGGTCGTGATCGAGACGGCGCCCGAGGTCGAGGAGCGGCTCGTCTTCCTCTCCGGTCCGAGCTTCGCCAAGGAGGTGGCCCGCGGCCTCCCGACCAACGTCGTCGTCGCGTCCGAGGACATCAGCGCGGCGCGCGCGGTCCAGGATCTGATCCACGCGCCGACCTTCCGCAGCTACGCGAGCGCCGACCCGACGGGCGTGCAGGTCGGCGGCGCGATCAAGAACGTGCTCGCCGTCGCGACCGGCGCCTGCGACGGCCTCGGGTTCGGCGACAACGCGCGCGCCGCCGTCATCACGCGCGGCCTCGCCGAGATGACGCGGCTCGGGGTCGCGCTCGGCGCCAATCCCCTGACGTTCCTCGGCCTCTCCGGCGTCGGTGACCTGGTGCTCACCTGTGCCGGCGACCTCTCGCGCAACCGGACGCTCGGGAAGCAGCTCGCGCTCGGCGTCGACCCGAAGGCCTACCTCGCGAGCCAGCGCTCGGTCGCGGAGGGCTATTCGACGTCGGCGGCGGCGACGGCGCTCGCCCGCAAGCTTGGTGTCGAGATGCCCATCACCGAGAACGTCCACGAGGTCCTGCACCGCGGTCGCCCCTTGAAGGACGCGGTGAAGATACTCCTCGAGCGCGGCTACAAGGACGAGCTGCACGGCATCGGCTGA
- a CDS encoding rhomboid family intramembrane serine protease — MFIPVGHDVDGLRRWPIVTFAIMAICAVVFAAAPPRPGGDPELVSERFEAAAGYWFEHPELRVHPLLRRWIEHAIDAEEPEVQAELRAHLEANDAATPLQDVRQAKLDELTGAWLAALRDGPAGRQGLIPSEVVPSRYLTHLFVHGDVLHLAFNMLFLYLSAPLIEDVWGRPAFALFYLLAGVGSAWIFVQQYPDLALPLIGASGAVAGVLGAMLVRHPQTRIRILWLWGFVVRRFTVPAWVVLPIWGAGELGWAWVMDAVAPGTGGGGVAHWVHVDGFLIGAAVAGAVRVLGLERVLASEAGTGADHAVLRRVERALAHDRRDEAWRLLAAHVVRTPADHDAALVYWDLAKMLGRAREAAPVLLRVIRAELLAHDEESARAHWRDLHAAVADLVAEPELAARLACAFGDAGHGPEAAELVRTALARVDVATPAAALVELARAARFADAPVAAEAVARALAHPGVSPAVRRELAGEAAGLGAAPPPFVGRTASLADDTAARRG; from the coding sequence ATGTTCATCCCGGTCGGACACGACGTCGATGGTCTGCGGCGATGGCCGATCGTGACCTTCGCGATCATGGCGATCTGCGCGGTCGTCTTCGCCGCCGCGCCGCCCAGACCGGGGGGCGATCCCGAGCTCGTCAGCGAGCGTTTCGAGGCGGCGGCCGGCTATTGGTTCGAGCACCCGGAGCTGCGGGTGCATCCGCTCCTGCGGCGCTGGATCGAGCACGCGATCGACGCCGAGGAGCCCGAGGTGCAGGCCGAGCTGCGCGCACACCTCGAGGCGAACGACGCGGCGACGCCGCTCCAGGACGTGCGTCAGGCGAAGCTCGACGAGCTCACCGGGGCCTGGCTCGCGGCGCTGCGCGACGGACCGGCCGGCCGCCAGGGCCTCATCCCGAGCGAGGTCGTGCCGTCGCGCTACCTCACCCACCTTTTCGTGCACGGCGACGTCCTGCACCTCGCCTTCAACATGCTCTTCCTCTACCTGTCCGCGCCGTTGATCGAGGACGTCTGGGGGCGGCCCGCTTTCGCGCTCTTCTATCTGCTCGCCGGCGTCGGGTCGGCCTGGATCTTCGTCCAGCAGTACCCCGACCTCGCGCTCCCGCTGATCGGCGCCTCCGGCGCGGTCGCGGGCGTCCTCGGGGCGATGCTCGTCCGCCATCCGCAGACGCGCATCCGCATCCTCTGGCTCTGGGGCTTCGTGGTGCGGCGCTTCACGGTGCCTGCGTGGGTGGTGCTCCCGATCTGGGGCGCCGGGGAGCTCGGCTGGGCGTGGGTGATGGACGCGGTCGCGCCGGGTACGGGCGGGGGCGGGGTCGCGCACTGGGTGCACGTCGACGGCTTCCTCATCGGCGCCGCCGTCGCCGGCGCGGTGCGGGTGCTCGGGCTCGAGCGCGTGCTCGCGTCCGAGGCGGGTACCGGGGCCGACCACGCCGTGCTCCGCCGGGTCGAGCGGGCGCTCGCCCATGATCGCCGGGACGAGGCGTGGCGGCTCCTGGCGGCGCACGTCGTGCGGACGCCCGCCGATCACGACGCCGCCCTCGTCTACTGGGACCTCGCCAAGATGCTCGGCCGGGCGCGCGAGGCGGCGCCGGTCCTGCTGCGGGTGATCCGCGCCGAGCTCCTCGCGCACGACGAGGAGAGCGCGCGCGCGCATTGGCGCGATCTCCACGCGGCGGTGGCGGACCTCGTGGCCGAGCCCGAGCTCGCGGCGCGGCTTGCGTGCGCGTTCGGCGATGCCGGGCACGGCCCCGAGGCGGCCGAGCTCGTGCGCACGGCCCTCGCGCGGGTCGACGTCGCGACGCCGGCGGCCGCGCTCGTCGAGCTCGCGCGCGCCGCGCGCTTCGCCGACGCGCCGGTCGCGGCCGAGGCCGTCGCGCGCGCGCTCGCGCACCCGGGGGTGTCGCCCGCGGTCCGCCGCGAGCTCGCCGGCGAGGCGGCCGGGCTCGGGGCGGCGCCGCCGCCGTTCGTCGGGAGGACAGCATCACTGGCCGACGACACCGCCGCTCGCCGGGGCTGA
- a CDS encoding dienelactone hydrolase: protein MSDARLAWEGGTVAAAWLGEPSDTLLALTHGAGGTYDTPSLVAYARAMAGRGMRVVRFNLPYVEAGKKTPGPQARDERCWRDVAAALRPRAKRLLLGGRSYGGRMATHVAAAGVACDGLVLLAYPWHPPGKPDRLRAAHLERIMAPLLFLQGTRDPFADPAAVTPALTQLPGATRHRIEGGDHGHKVAGRSVADVATELADATVQWLDAQVGR from the coding sequence GTGAGCGACGCGCGCCTCGCCTGGGAGGGCGGCACGGTCGCGGCCGCGTGGCTCGGCGAGCCGAGCGACACGCTCCTCGCGCTCACGCACGGCGCGGGCGGCACGTACGACACGCCGTCGCTGGTCGCCTACGCGCGGGCGATGGCGGGGCGCGGCATGCGGGTCGTGCGATTCAACCTCCCCTACGTCGAGGCCGGCAAGAAGACGCCCGGACCGCAGGCGCGCGACGAGCGCTGCTGGCGCGACGTCGCGGCCGCGCTCCGGCCGCGTGCCAAGCGTCTGCTGCTCGGCGGCCGTTCCTACGGCGGCCGCATGGCGACGCACGTCGCCGCCGCGGGCGTCGCCTGCGACGGGCTCGTGCTGCTCGCCTACCCGTGGCATCCGCCCGGGAAGCCCGACCGCCTGCGCGCTGCGCATCTCGAACGCATCATGGCGCCCCTGCTCTTCCTGCAGGGGACGCGCGATCCCTTCGCCGACCCGGCGGCCGTAACGCCCGCGCTCACGCAGCTCCCCGGCGCGACGCGCCACCGGATCGAAGGCGGCGACCACGGGCACAAGGTCGCGGGGCGGAGCGTCGCGGACGTCGCGACGGAGCTGGCCGACGCGACGGTGCAGTGGCTCGACGCGCAGGTGGGGCGCTGA
- a CDS encoding YceI family protein, with translation MSYRALFAAAVLVVGLVAPAALRAADTYEMDGAHTSVQFSVRHMMISNVRGEFTRLSGRATGAAANPTAATVEATIDATSIDTRNEKRDEHLRGPDFLDTAKFPTITFKSTKVEKAGEGWKLGGDLTLHGVTKPVVLDVTNVTPPTRDPWGNTRIGAQATTKLNRRDFGIVFNKALDGGGVLVGDEIAVTIDVEVMKKGAPQ, from the coding sequence ATGTCGTATCGCGCACTGTTCGCCGCCGCTGTTCTCGTCGTGGGGCTCGTCGCTCCGGCCGCCCTCCGGGCCGCCGATACCTACGAGATGGACGGCGCCCACACCTCGGTGCAGTTCTCGGTCCGCCACATGATGATCAGCAACGTGCGCGGCGAGTTCACCCGGCTCTCCGGCAGGGCGACGGGCGCCGCCGCGAATCCCACCGCCGCGACCGTCGAGGCCACCATCGACGCCACGTCGATCGACACGCGGAACGAGAAGCGCGATGAGCACCTGCGGGGCCCGGACTTCCTCGACACCGCCAAGTTCCCGACCATCACCTTCAAGTCGACGAAGGTCGAGAAGGCGGGCGAGGGCTGGAAGCTCGGCGGCGATCTCACGCTCCACGGCGTCACCAAGCCGGTCGTGCTCGACGTCACGAACGTCACCCCGCCGACCAGGGACCCGTGGGGCAACACCCGCATCGGCGCGCAGGCGACGACGAAGCTCAACCGCCGCGACTTCGGCATCGTCTTCAACAAGGCGCTCGACGGCGGCGGCGTGCTCGTCGGCGACGAGATCGCGGTCACGATCGACGTCGAGGTGATGAAGAAGGGCGCCCCGCAGTAG